The Synechocystis sp. PCC 7509 genome includes a window with the following:
- a CDS encoding ATP-binding protein, producing MSVYASSEPPTVFNNLESSAKDSCGLQVLGSDLTFTQEATGKYLSFHWQQADTYGLSAEQVIGKTLTETFAPVDVAAYLQRVQRILASMTPEHCRCLFKYQQKLWSFELVISPVPSANSSTVVLVMGRQLEAQSTSLAISSHAISSTQSNTIAAVESKKLLIHIARNIRRTLDLNTIWQQTVDSLGEALGVSHCIVCAYTEKSHLIKVVAECRQIAVRSMVGNEILIADDAGFSQALKTLEPVVVDQIDNPSFQQSLLVVATYYQGKPNGLISLRQCIRLPLLPNRDNSYQKASPPRQWTADEIELVREVAEQVGTAIAHATLYKELEEARLQAEEASRLKSEFLANTSHEIRTPLNGMLGFLKLILEGMADDPQEQEEFIKEAYSSAIHLLHILNDILDIAKIEAGKMELELGRVKLDELFSHVENFTKPQAEQKKLSFLLQKPDTADEIVVYGNYKRLLQVMLNLVSNALKFTDEGGITISADVVRKKVIFQNQTLPGIVKIRVVDTGIGVSLDKQEKLFQTFSQVDGSLTRPYGGTGLGLTISQKLVEAMGGEVYFFSMGEGLGSTVMFTVPLYQEPVMSSAPVDNSNEQ from the coding sequence ATGAGTGTCTATGCTAGCTCTGAACCGCCTACAGTGTTTAACAACTTAGAATCTAGTGCTAAAGATAGCTGTGGGCTACAAGTTCTAGGTTCAGATTTGACTTTTACACAGGAAGCAACTGGAAAATACTTGTCATTTCATTGGCAGCAAGCTGATACTTATGGCTTGAGCGCTGAACAAGTAATTGGGAAAACGCTAACCGAAACTTTTGCTCCTGTAGACGTAGCTGCATATTTGCAACGGGTACAGCGAATATTAGCAAGTATGACCCCCGAACATTGCCGATGTTTGTTCAAATATCAGCAAAAACTCTGGAGTTTTGAATTAGTCATTAGTCCAGTTCCTAGCGCTAACTCCTCAACAGTCGTATTGGTCATGGGGCGACAGCTAGAAGCTCAATCGACAAGTTTAGCAATTAGTTCTCATGCTATTAGTAGTACCCAATCAAATACCATCGCTGCGGTGGAATCAAAAAAACTACTGATTCATATTGCCCGAAATATTCGCAGAACTTTAGACTTAAATACAATTTGGCAGCAAACTGTTGATAGTTTGGGCGAAGCTTTGGGAGTGAGTCACTGCATTGTTTGTGCTTATACAGAAAAGTCGCATCTAATCAAAGTAGTAGCAGAATGCAGACAAATAGCTGTCCGCTCAATGGTAGGTAATGAGATATTAATTGCTGATGATGCGGGATTTAGTCAAGCGCTAAAAACTTTAGAACCTGTAGTCGTAGACCAAATTGATAATCCTTCTTTTCAGCAGTCTTTACTTGTAGTTGCTACTTATTACCAAGGCAAACCGAACGGGTTAATTAGTTTAAGGCAATGTATTCGTTTGCCATTACTACCAAACAGAGACAATAGCTATCAAAAGGCAAGTCCTCCGCGTCAATGGACAGCAGATGAAATAGAATTAGTGCGCGAAGTAGCAGAACAAGTAGGAACTGCGATCGCTCATGCTACTTTATATAAAGAATTAGAAGAAGCAAGGCTACAAGCAGAGGAAGCTTCTCGGCTCAAAAGCGAATTTTTAGCAAATACTTCTCACGAAATCCGCACCCCCTTAAATGGGATGTTAGGCTTTTTGAAGCTAATTCTAGAAGGAATGGCGGACGACCCCCAAGAACAAGAAGAATTTATTAAAGAGGCTTACAGTTCAGCTATACATTTACTGCACATTTTGAATGATATTTTAGATATTGCCAAAATTGAAGCTGGCAAAATGGAGCTAGAACTTGGGCGAGTCAAACTAGACGAGTTGTTTAGTCATGTAGAAAATTTTACTAAACCTCAAGCGGAGCAAAAAAAACTAAGCTTTCTGCTGCAAAAACCCGACACGGCGGATGAAATTGTTGTTTATGGCAACTATAAGCGACTATTACAAGTAATGCTGAATTTAGTTAGTAATGCCCTTAAGTTTACTGATGAAGGCGGAATTACTATTAGTGCTGATGTTGTGCGCAAAAAAGTTATATTTCAAAACCAAACACTTCCAGGGATAGTTAAAATTCGCGTTGTAGATACAGGGATTGGAGTATCTTTAGATAAACAAGAAAAGCTATTTCAAACTTTTAGTCAAGTAGACGGTTCTCTCACTCGTCCTTATGGTGGTACAGGTTTAGGGTTGACTATATCGCAAAAACTTGTAGAAGCAATGGGTGGCGAAGTCTATTTCTTTAGCATGGGTGAAGGCTTAGGTTCTACAGTCATGTTTACAGTGCCACTATATCAAGAACCTGTAATGTCATCCGCACCCGTAGATAATTCTAACGAGCAATAA
- the surE gene encoding 5'/3'-nucleotidase SurE, protein MTLILTNDDGIDAPGIRALLKAVAGKKVIVAAPTDHLSGCGHQVTTTKAINVHRRSETEYAIAGTPADCTRIALSHLCNEVKFVLSGINAGGNMGADVYISGTVAAVREAAFHGVPGIAVSRYLKGKRNVDWDTTARWTKNVLADLMNRSLEVGSYWNVNLPHLEPGDPDPEVVFCQPSTQPLPVNYRVEGNDYYYVGEYAQRDRTAGTDVDVCFAGKIAVTQLRL, encoded by the coding sequence ATGACTTTAATTTTGACCAACGATGATGGGATAGATGCGCCAGGGATTCGGGCGCTACTCAAAGCTGTAGCAGGGAAAAAAGTAATCGTCGCCGCTCCTACAGACCATTTATCCGGCTGCGGACACCAAGTAACGACAACTAAAGCTATCAACGTTCATCGCCGCTCAGAAACAGAATATGCGATCGCCGGGACTCCCGCCGATTGTACGCGCATTGCTTTATCGCACCTGTGCAACGAGGTAAAGTTTGTTCTTTCGGGCATTAATGCTGGGGGAAATATGGGAGCGGATGTTTATATCTCTGGTACGGTGGCGGCGGTGCGAGAAGCCGCTTTTCATGGAGTTCCAGGGATTGCGGTATCGCGCTATCTTAAAGGCAAACGCAATGTAGATTGGGATACCACCGCCCGATGGACTAAAAATGTTTTAGCAGATTTAATGAATCGCTCCCTAGAAGTTGGCAGTTATTGGAATGTAAATCTACCGCACTTAGAACCTGGAGATCCCGACCCAGAAGTAGTATTTTGTCAGCCCTCTACCCAACCATTACCAGTAAATTACCGCGTAGAAGGGAACGATTATTATTATGTGGGGGAATATGCCCAGCGCGATCGCACTGCGGGGACAGATGTTGATGTTTGTTTTGCTGGAAAAATAGCTGTAACTCAGCTACGGTTGTAA
- the cobT gene encoding nicotinate mononucleotide-dependent phosphoribosyltransferase CobT — MIRVYTQLEQGSQWLQRYQGSKPVFACVLGFTDTGLIPGISAAGATPGDRQYTCLADAEFLYNGVRSHPRYPLPPLHAGASPVFISRAVVEALNIPIYLFNAGLPQPPVVPTIDLGGTPAKCLSAGCALELKTVQHLLEQGLIWGEKLAKTTPKGYVIIGECVVGGTTTALAVLTGLGIAATGKVNSSHPICNHAQKWEIVQAGLKQAGKNNFSDPLQVVASVGDPMQIVVAGMAISASRYGGVLLAGGTQMLAVYALIAAIVKAYDLVWQPMQVVVGTTRWVAEDPTGNTVKLAAEVGSVPLLATQLSFALSTYEQLRAYEQGFVKEGMGAGGACIAANLTQGWQQTKMLQAIESLVDKYLASFGQFFF, encoded by the coding sequence ATGATTCGCGTTTACACTCAATTAGAACAAGGATCGCAGTGGTTGCAACGCTACCAAGGCAGTAAACCAGTCTTTGCTTGTGTTTTGGGCTTTACAGACACGGGTTTAATTCCTGGAATTTCTGCGGCGGGTGCAACTCCAGGCGATCGTCAGTATACTTGCCTTGCCGATGCGGAATTTTTATATAATGGAGTGCGATCGCATCCTAGGTATCCCTTACCCCCTCTCCATGCTGGCGCTTCCCCGGTATTTATTTCTCGCGCGGTGGTAGAAGCTCTCAATATCCCTATCTATTTATTTAATGCCGGATTACCCCAGCCTCCAGTTGTCCCTACTATAGATTTAGGCGGTACTCCAGCGAAATGTTTGTCGGCTGGCTGCGCCTTAGAATTAAAAACTGTGCAACATCTACTAGAGCAAGGTTTGATTTGGGGTGAAAAGCTGGCAAAAACTACGCCAAAGGGCTATGTAATTATTGGTGAATGTGTTGTAGGAGGGACTACCACCGCCCTTGCTGTTTTAACAGGGTTAGGGATTGCAGCTACAGGAAAAGTTAATAGTAGTCATCCAATTTGTAACCATGCCCAAAAATGGGAAATAGTGCAAGCTGGACTTAAACAAGCAGGAAAAAATAATTTTAGCGATCCTCTCCAAGTAGTCGCTTCCGTAGGCGATCCCATGCAAATTGTCGTTGCGGGAATGGCAATTTCTGCCAGCCGCTATGGCGGTGTTTTACTGGCTGGTGGAACGCAAATGTTGGCGGTTTATGCTTTAATTGCAGCTATTGTCAAAGCTTACGATTTGGTTTGGCAACCAATGCAAGTTGTAGTGGGGACAACTCGTTGGGTAGCAGAAGATCCAACAGGAAATACCGTTAAATTAGCCGCAGAAGTCGGTAGTGTACCATTACTAGCTACGCAATTGAGTTTTGCTCTTTCTACTTACGAACAACTTCGAGCTTACGAACAAGGATTTGTAAAAGAAGGTATGGGCGCAGGTGGGGCTTGCATTGCTGCGAATTTAACTCAAGGTTGGCAGCAAACAAAAATGCTCCAAGCGATTGAAAGCTTGGTAGATAAGTATTTAGCAAGTTTTGGGCAATTCTTTTTCTAG
- a CDS encoding ABC transporter substrate-binding protein — translation MKINFHARSLLYILILAVSGCSQKQDFNQATKSIPIGVAVAQTSNIALFGQEQIAGIKIAENYFNNKGGINGTPIKIIFQDTGGDEAGAINAFQTLIAKDKVVGIVGPTLSQQAFSADPIAERAKVPVIGASNTAKGIPQIGEYITRISAPISVVAPNSIETAISTNPQIKKVAVLYAQNDAYSKSETEIFQQVIKKRQLNLVTVQKFQTTDTDFQTQGTNIINLKPDLVIISALATDGGNLVKQLKELGYQGLIVGGNGFNTSNIFSVCKALCDGVIVAQAYSPEYPGEINQSFRKTYQQQYKKEPPQFSAQAFTAVQVYVDALNAIDKEKKISSLSLEQVRMLLNKQLLSGNYKTPLGEIAFTPEGDVIQKDFYVARIVMNADGNTGKFVLIK, via the coding sequence ATGAAAATTAACTTTCATGCTCGTAGCTTGCTTTATATTTTGATTTTAGCTGTTTCTGGCTGTAGTCAAAAACAAGACTTTAATCAAGCAACAAAATCTATTCCTATTGGCGTCGCAGTGGCACAAACTAGCAATATTGCTTTATTTGGTCAAGAACAAATAGCTGGAATAAAAATTGCCGAAAATTATTTTAATAACAAAGGGGGAATTAACGGAACTCCTATTAAAATAATATTTCAAGACACTGGGGGAGATGAAGCAGGAGCAATTAATGCTTTCCAAACTTTAATTGCTAAAGATAAAGTTGTAGGTATAGTTGGGCCTACTCTATCACAACAAGCTTTTAGTGCTGACCCCATTGCAGAAAGAGCAAAAGTTCCAGTTATTGGCGCATCTAATACTGCTAAAGGAATTCCCCAAATTGGTGAATATATTACTCGAATTTCTGCACCTATTTCTGTAGTAGCACCTAATTCTATCGAAACAGCAATTAGCACTAATCCTCAAATCAAAAAAGTTGCGGTGCTTTATGCTCAAAATGATGCTTACAGTAAATCAGAAACAGAGATATTTCAACAAGTAATCAAAAAGCGACAGTTAAATTTAGTTACTGTGCAAAAATTTCAAACTACCGATACAGATTTTCAAACTCAAGGGACAAATATTATTAACTTAAAACCAGACTTAGTAATTATTTCTGCTTTAGCAACTGATGGGGGAAACTTAGTTAAGCAATTAAAAGAACTGGGTTATCAAGGTTTAATTGTCGGTGGTAATGGCTTCAATACTTCTAATATATTTTCTGTTTGTAAAGCCCTTTGCGATGGCGTAATAGTAGCTCAAGCTTATAGTCCTGAATATCCCGGAGAAATCAATCAATCATTTCGTAAAACTTACCAACAACAATATAAAAAAGAACCTCCCCAATTTAGCGCTCAAGCTTTTACGGCGGTTCAGGTATATGTAGATGCTTTAAATGCTATAGATAAGGAAAAGAAAATTAGTTCTTTATCTTTAGAACAAGTACGGATGCTACTAAATAAGCAATTGCTAAGTGGTAATTATAAAACTCCTTTAGGAGAAATTGCTTTTACTCCAGAGGGCGACGTAATTCAAAAAGATTTCTATGTAGCGCGAATTGTGATGAATGCAGATGGAAATACAGGTAAATTCGTGCTTATAAAATAG
- a CDS encoding ABC transporter substrate-binding protein has translation MKINLGKYSLFITFVLLISGCNQTQKTTTTATTTLATTSSSTPIVIGVAVAQTSNVALLGQEQVAGAKIAEKYFNDKGGIDGTPIKIIFQDTAGDEAGTINAFQTLITKNKVVGIVGPTLSQQAFSADPIAERAKVPVLGPSNTAKGIPQIGEYIARVSAPVSIVAPNSVAAALKINPQVKKVAVLYAQNDAFSKSETEIFQQTVKERKLDLVTVQKFQTTDTDFQTQATNTIKLKPDLVIISGLAADGGNLVKQLRELGYKGLIIGGNGLNTSNLLAVCKALCDGVLIAQAYSPEHPGEINKNFRSAYVEQYKKEPPQFSAQAFTAVQVYVDALNAMSKKMKFSSLPINQLRTELNTELLAGKYQTPLGEIAFSPEGEIIQKEFYVAQIDMNTDGNSGKFAFIK, from the coding sequence ATGAAAATTAATCTTGGCAAGTACAGTTTATTTATTACTTTTGTTCTACTAATTTCTGGCTGTAATCAAACCCAAAAGACAACGACGACAGCTACAACAACCCTTGCAACGACCTCCTCATCAACTCCAATAGTAATAGGAGTTGCTGTAGCCCAAACTAGCAATGTCGCCTTACTCGGTCAAGAACAAGTCGCTGGTGCAAAAATTGCGGAAAAATACTTTAATGATAAAGGTGGTATTGATGGGACACCTATTAAAATAATATTTCAAGATACGGCAGGAGATGAAGCAGGAACAATTAATGCTTTTCAAACTTTAATTACTAAAAATAAAGTTGTTGGTATCGTTGGGCCTACTCTATCACAACAAGCCTTTAGTGCCGATCCTATAGCAGAAAGAGCAAAAGTTCCAGTTTTAGGGCCTTCTAATACTGCCAAAGGAATTCCCCAAATTGGTGAATATATTGCGCGGGTTTCTGCTCCAGTTTCTATCGTAGCTCCTAACTCCGTTGCGGCGGCACTAAAAATCAATCCCCAAGTTAAAAAAGTTGCAGTGCTATATGCACAAAATGATGCTTTTAGCAAGTCTGAAACAGAGATTTTTCAGCAAACGGTTAAGGAGAGAAAGTTAGACTTAGTCACGGTGCAAAAATTTCAAACTACAGATACAGATTTTCAAACTCAAGCTACAAATACTATTAAATTAAAACCCGACTTAGTTATTATTTCTGGTTTAGCAGCCGATGGCGGAAACTTAGTTAAGCAATTGAGAGAACTTGGTTATAAAGGTTTAATTATTGGTGGTAATGGCTTAAATACTTCTAATTTACTTGCTGTTTGCAAAGCTCTTTGTGACGGTGTACTAATTGCTCAAGCTTACAGTCCCGAACATCCGGGAGAAATTAATAAAAACTTCCGCAGTGCTTACGTGGAGCAGTATAAGAAAGAACCACCTCAATTTAGCGCTCAAGCTTTTACGGCGGTTCAAGTATATGTAGATGCTTTAAATGCTATGAGCAAAAAAATGAAATTTAGTAGTTTACCAATCAATCAATTGCGAACTGAATTAAACACAGAGTTGTTAGCAGGTAAATATCAAACACCTTTAGGAGAAATAGCTTTTTCTCCCGAAGGTGAGATTATTCAAAAAGAGTTTTATGTCGCTCAAATCGATATGAATACTGATGGAAATAGTGGAAAATTTGCTTTTATAAAGTAG
- a CDS encoding THUMP domain-containing class I SAM-dependent RNA methyltransferase — protein MKQYFATVARGLETLVAQELEQLGAHEVEPGFCGASFKGDRTLLYRVNLWARLPFRILVKLQEFPCLDTQDLYNGIQTIDWSEYLNPDSTLAVNATGKSDRLNHTHFTALQVKKAIVEQQQEQFGDRSNVETQDPDLRINVHIDRDVCTVSLDSSGNSLHRRGYRPVMGAAPLKESLAAALIQLSSWQPEQMFYDPLCGSGTLPLEASLKALNIAPGLFRERFGFETWLDFDLTLLEELIEAAKNSQKDALPAPIWGSDKDEKAIENAIANATSCGVLDRVWFSQMDLSEVVAPADSGVLFCNPPYGERLGRDSDLGAFYKLLGDVLKQRFKGWTAFVLSGNKELALCIGLKSSQRTAVFNGTLPCQLMKYDLY, from the coding sequence ATGAAACAATATTTTGCAACCGTTGCTAGAGGCTTAGAAACCCTAGTAGCTCAGGAATTGGAGCAATTAGGCGCTCACGAAGTAGAACCAGGATTTTGCGGCGCAAGCTTTAAAGGCGATCGCACTTTGCTTTATCGCGTCAACTTATGGGCGAGGCTACCATTCCGAATCTTAGTCAAGTTGCAAGAGTTTCCGTGTCTTGATACCCAGGATCTTTATAACGGTATTCAAACTATTGATTGGTCAGAATATCTCAATCCAGACTCAACTTTGGCGGTAAATGCTACGGGAAAGAGCGATCGCCTCAATCATACTCATTTTACGGCTTTACAAGTTAAAAAAGCGATCGTCGAACAACAGCAAGAACAGTTTGGCGATAGATCGAACGTAGAAACTCAAGATCCAGATTTGCGAATAAACGTGCATATTGACCGCGATGTTTGTACTGTAAGCCTTGATAGTTCGGGAAATAGCTTGCATCGCCGGGGTTATCGTCCAGTAATGGGCGCTGCTCCCTTAAAAGAATCACTAGCGGCGGCTTTGATTCAACTATCTTCTTGGCAGCCAGAACAGATGTTTTACGACCCCCTTTGTGGTTCGGGTACTTTACCTCTTGAAGCTAGTTTAAAGGCGCTTAACATTGCGCCAGGGCTGTTTCGAGAGCGTTTTGGGTTTGAAACTTGGCTCGATTTTGATTTGACGTTGTTAGAAGAATTAATAGAAGCTGCTAAAAATAGTCAAAAAGACGCGCTTCCCGCGCCGATTTGGGGAAGCGATAAAGATGAAAAAGCTATTGAAAATGCGATCGCCAACGCGACAAGCTGCGGCGTTTTAGATCGGGTTTGGTTTTCGCAAATGGATTTGAGCGAAGTTGTCGCTCCCGCCGATAGTGGCGTATTGTTTTGCAATCCACCTTATGGCGAAAGGTTGGGACGAGACAGCGACTTGGGGGCATTTTACAAACTTTTAGGGGACGTGCTAAAACAACGCTTTAAAGGTTGGACTGCTTTTGTGTTGAGTGGAAACAAGGAATTAGCTTTGTGTATAGGGCTAAAATCATCTCAACGGACGGCAGTATTTAACGGCACTTTGCCTTGTCAGTTAATGAAATATGATCTGTATTAG
- a CDS encoding class I SAM-dependent methyltransferase: MSSLKSVVKNSIPENYLPSMIGMYYNLRSLLYIGNEVSCPCCGGNFSKFLAYGGDNPQEDSQCPRCGGVERHRILWLYLQNKTNFFKDKLKVLHFAPEYWFQENFKKLPNLEYITTDLFDRLAMVKMDITNITYEDNQFDVILCSHVLEHIPDEAKAIKELLRILKPSGWAILQVPLDTRREKTFEDPSIVSPEDRRRNFGQEDHVRLHGLDYKDRLEKAGFKVKVEDYVQELGQEKAKKYKLEETRNGHMCNKIYYCTK, from the coding sequence ATGAGTTCTTTAAAATCGGTTGTAAAAAATAGTATTCCAGAAAATTATCTCCCTAGCATGATAGGAATGTATTACAACTTACGTTCGTTGTTATACATTGGCAATGAAGTTAGCTGCCCTTGTTGTGGTGGTAATTTCAGTAAATTTCTTGCCTATGGGGGTGATAATCCACAAGAAGATTCTCAATGTCCAAGATGTGGGGGTGTAGAGAGACATCGGATTTTATGGTTGTATCTGCAAAACAAAACTAACTTTTTTAAAGATAAGTTAAAAGTTTTACATTTTGCTCCTGAGTATTGGTTTCAAGAGAATTTTAAAAAATTACCCAACTTAGAATACATCACTACAGATTTATTCGACAGGTTAGCAATGGTAAAAATGGATATAACTAATATTACCTATGAAGATAATCAATTTGATGTAATTTTATGCAGTCATGTATTAGAACATATACCTGACGAAGCAAAGGCAATCAAAGAATTACTTAGAATTTTAAAACCGAGCGGTTGGGCAATTTTACAAGTTCCCCTTGACACTAGACGAGAAAAAACTTTTGAAGATCCAAGTATAGTTTCTCCAGAGGACAGAAGAAGAAACTTTGGACAAGAAGATCACGTAAGATTACACGGACTTGACTATAAAGACAGGCTTGAAAAAGCGGGATTTAAAGTAAAAGTAGAAGATTACGTACAAGAATTGGGACAAGAAAAAGCTAAAAAATATAAATTAGAAGAAACAAGAAATGGACATATGTGTAATAAAATCTATTACTGTACTAAATGA
- a CDS encoding DUF2232 domain-containing protein: protein MSDYPSSKGDSGKLLEPHLRTAPPLKMVETAFLASAASLIYFINYYFPLGPLLQIFFPVPIALLYLRWGNRTAWMGALVSGLLLSVLMGPTRSIVFVVPYGLMGVLLGATWKRRSPWVVSIGLATLLGAFGVFFRLWLLLVLSGEDVWVYSITQVTNLLEWLFLKAGLLAQPSIVLVEAIAIAIIFINNMIYLFAVHLASWFLLDRLGNPIPRPPRWVQVLMDYEE, encoded by the coding sequence ATGAGCGATTATCCCTCCTCTAAAGGTGACTCAGGCAAGCTTTTAGAGCCACACTTACGCACAGCACCACCATTAAAAATGGTAGAAACAGCCTTTTTAGCTAGTGCTGCCAGCTTGATTTATTTTATTAACTATTATTTTCCCCTCGGGCCATTGTTGCAAATATTTTTTCCTGTACCCATTGCTTTACTTTATTTGCGTTGGGGAAATCGTACAGCCTGGATGGGAGCTTTGGTTTCGGGATTACTGCTTTCGGTACTCATGGGGCCTACTCGGAGTATTGTTTTTGTTGTACCTTATGGCTTGATGGGGGTGCTACTAGGTGCAACTTGGAAACGCCGTTCGCCCTGGGTTGTTTCTATTGGTTTAGCAACTTTATTAGGCGCTTTTGGTGTATTTTTTCGCCTGTGGTTATTGCTAGTTTTATCGGGAGAAGACGTTTGGGTATATTCCATTACTCAAGTAACCAATTTACTAGAATGGCTATTTCTTAAAGCTGGATTACTAGCGCAGCCAAGTATAGTTTTGGTGGAAGCGATCGCGATCGCGATAATTTTTATTAATAATATGATTTACTTGTTCGCCGTCCATCTAGCCTCGTGGTTTTTGCTAGATCGTTTGGGTAATCCTATTCCTCGTCCTCCCCGTTGGGTACAAGTCTTGATGGATTATGAAGAATAA
- a CDS encoding DUF1348 family protein, translating into MKPFTSSPNHVILTYAVNTQWRNQEKFFSRRDAIAAFLQATRTIQLDYRLKNLILV; encoded by the coding sequence ATGAAACCCTTTACAAGCTCCCCTAATCACGTCATCTTGACTTATGCAGTAAATACTCAATGGCGAAATCAAGAGAAATTTTTTAGCAGACGAGATGCGATCGCAGCTTTTTTACAAGCTACGCGAACTATACAATTAGACTATCGCCTAAAAAACCTAATTTTAGTTTAG
- a CDS encoding branched-chain amino acid ABC transporter permease yields the protein MDTTVFLQSFLNGLSIGSAYAIFALGYTLIFSILGIINFAHGAIFTLGAYFTYALMGNAFGFSGLLANAVLPIQLPFALALIIGSILAGLVGVAIERLAFRPLRKKGSEPLLTVVSSLGVAVVIVNLIQYLVGAESYTFPANTYGNLPPAINFGSAINPIPIRSVQVVIFGVSVVVLLLLTYFINHTKHGKAMRAIAEDATTASLLGINSDFFIVVTFFTSSFLAGLAGTLVASSVSISGPFFGINFGLKGLAVIVLGGLGSIPGAVLGGLLIGLIEAFVPADYSAYKEAVAFAILFIMLVVRPQGLLGRRLIQKV from the coding sequence ATGGACACGACCGTATTTTTGCAATCATTTTTAAATGGTTTGTCGATAGGTAGCGCCTATGCTATTTTTGCTTTAGGTTACACTTTAATATTTTCTATTTTGGGAATTATTAATTTTGCTCACGGCGCAATATTTACCCTGGGTGCTTACTTTACTTATGCTCTGATGGGTAATGCTTTCGGCTTTAGTGGCTTGCTGGCAAATGCAGTTTTACCGATACAATTACCTTTTGCTTTAGCATTAATTATTGGTAGTATCCTAGCTGGACTTGTGGGAGTTGCTATAGAACGTTTAGCTTTTCGACCTTTAAGAAAAAAAGGTTCAGAACCTTTATTAACGGTAGTTTCTAGCTTGGGTGTAGCGGTGGTGATTGTGAATTTGATTCAGTATTTGGTAGGGGCAGAAAGCTACACTTTTCCCGCCAATACTTATGGTAATTTACCCCCAGCAATTAACTTTGGTAGCGCTATAAACCCGATTCCAATTCGTAGTGTTCAAGTAGTAATTTTTGGCGTGTCGGTAGTAGTTTTACTTTTGCTTACCTACTTTATTAATCACACAAAACACGGCAAAGCAATGCGGGCGATCGCCGAAGACGCAACTACCGCTAGTTTACTAGGGATTAACAGCGACTTTTTTATTGTGGTAACATTCTTCACGAGTAGCTTTTTAGCGGGATTAGCGGGAACGTTAGTGGCTTCTAGCGTGAGTATTTCTGGCCCTTTTTTCGGTATTAACTTCGGCTTAAAAGGTTTAGCTGTAATTGTTCTAGGTGGACTGGGGAGTATTCCCGGTGCGGTACTAGGGGGATTATTAATCGGCTTAATTGAGGCTTTTGTCCCTGCCGACTACTCAGCTTATAAAGAGGCTGTTGCCTTTGCGATATTATTTATTATGCTTGTAGTTCGCCCCCAAGGTTTGCTAGGACGGCGTTTAATCCAAAAAGTTTGA